The Bosea sp. 685 DNA window CGCATAGAGACGGAAGGCGGAACGCTGATGCTTTCAGCCGGCGGCGCCAAGCTCGACCATGACGGCCGCGCGCTCGTCGACGAGGCGGAGGCGGAGTACCCGGCGCTCTACCGCCGTCTCATTGATCTCGTCGGCAGACGCGAGAGCGACGTCGACCTGGCGCCTCTGCAACTTGTGGCCGACGCCTTCCTGCTCGGGCAGCGTCGCGGCGTGGAAGCCTTCACATGGTGAGCGTGACGCCGGCCGCCCTGCCCGCTCCCGTGCTGCTCGGCGAAACACGCTGCCATCTTGGCGAAGGCCCTGCCTATGACGCCGCGACCAATGAGGCGTTCTGGTTCGACATTCTGGAGCGCAAGCTGTTCGCGGCTGATCTGGGAACCGGCAGCGTGACCTGCCAGGATCTGCCGCTGATGGCCTCGGCGCTGGCCATGGTCGACGATGAGCGCCAGATCGTCTCGACCGAGAGCGGGCTGCATCTGCGTTCGCGCCGCGACGGCGCAATGGCGCCGTTTCGTGCCGTCGAGGCGGATAACCGCGCGACACGCTCCAATGATGCGCGTGCGCATCCCGGCGGCGCGTTCTGGTTCAGCATGATGAGCAAGAGCGCAAAGGCCGGCGCCGCCTCGATCTATGCGCTGTCGGGCGGCGAGGTCGTGCTGCTTTTTTCCGGGCTGACGATCCCCAACGCAATCTGCTTCTCCGCCGACGGCCGGCAAGGTTTTTTCGCCGACACGGCGCAAAACGAGTTTTACCGCGTGCCGCTGGACCCCGTGACGGGGCTGCCGCGCGAGGCGCCCTCCTCGCTTGCCCTGTCCGATGACGGCAAAGGGCTCGACGGTGCCGTGATCGATCGCGAGGGGCTGATCTGGATTGCCCGCTGGGGTGGCGCGCGCATCGATGTCCTCACCGATCAGGGCGAGAGCGTCCGTAGCCTGGCCGCGCCGGCGCGCCAGCCAAGCTGCCCGGTCTTCGTCGGCCGGGCCTTTGACCGCCTGCTGGTCACCAGCGCCTGGGAGGGACAGGATGAAGCAGCCCGCGCTGCCGACCCGCTGGGCGGCGCGACGTTTGTATTCACCCCCGGCGCGGTCGGAAAGGCGGAGCCGCGGGTCAAGCTGGGAGCGCACTGACAGTCTCGCATCAACCAAGACCGCTTGCAGGCGGCAATGAATGTTCAGCGAAATATTCAACCAAGCAAATATTCTACCAAGGGAGAAAATGATGACATCCGGTATCACCAAGCTTCTGTCGGCTCTCGCGCTGGGCGCGCTTGCCTTTGCCGGGCCTGCGCTGGCGCAATCCAAGCCCACCGTCGGCATCGCCATGCCGACGAAATCCTCCGCCCGCTGGATCGCCGACGGCGACAACATCGTGAAGGTGCTGAAGGAACGCGGCTACAATACCGATCTGCAATATGCCGAGGACGAGATCCCCAACCAGCTCTCGCAGATCGAGAACATGGTCACCAAGGGCGCGAAGGTCCTGGTGATCGCCGCCATCGACGGCACCACCCTGTCCGACATCCTGCAGCAGGCGGCCGCCGCCGGTACCAAGGTGATCGCCTATGACCGCCTGATCCGGAACTCACCGAATGTCGATTATTATGCGACCTTCGACAACTTCAAGGTCGGGGTCCTGCAGGCGCAGACGCTGGTGAAGGGTCTTGGCCTGCCCGAGGCGAAGGGGCCGTTCAACATCGAGCTCTTCGGCGGCTCGCCGGACGATAACAACGCGTATTTCTTCTATGACGGCGCGATGTCGGTGCTGAAGCCCTTCATCGACTCCAAGCAGCTCGTGGTGGCGAGCGGCCAGATGGGCATGGACAAGGTCTCGACCCTGCGCTGGGACGGTGCAACGGCCCAGGCGCGCATGGATAACCTGCTCAGCGCCTTCTACAACAACAAGCGCATCGACGCCGTGCTCTCGCCCTATGACGGCATCTCGATCGGCATCCTGTCCTCGCTGAAGGGCGTCGGCTACGGCTCCGCCTCGATGAAGATGCCGCTGGTCTCGGGCCAGGACGCGGAGGTTCCCTCGGTCAAGTCGATCCTCGCCGGCGAGCAGTATTCGACCATCTTCAAGGACACACGCGAGCTCGCCAAGGTCACCGCCGACATGGTCGATGCCATGCTCAGCGGCAAGGAGGTGCCGGTCAACGACACCAAGACCTACACCAATGGCCGCAAGACCGTGCCGTCCTATCTGCTCACCCCGGTCGCGGT harbors:
- a CDS encoding SMP-30/gluconolactonase/LRE family protein; translation: MVSVTPAALPAPVLLGETRCHLGEGPAYDAATNEAFWFDILERKLFAADLGTGSVTCQDLPLMASALAMVDDERQIVSTESGLHLRSRRDGAMAPFRAVEADNRATRSNDARAHPGGAFWFSMMSKSAKAGAASIYALSGGEVVLLFSGLTIPNAICFSADGRQGFFADTAQNEFYRVPLDPVTGLPREAPSSLALSDDGKGLDGAVIDREGLIWIARWGGARIDVLTDQGESVRSLAAPARQPSCPVFVGRAFDRLLVTSAWEGQDEAARAADPLGGATFVFTPGAVGKAEPRVKLGAH
- the chvE gene encoding multiple monosaccharide ABC transporter substrate-binding protein, with amino-acid sequence MTSGITKLLSALALGALAFAGPALAQSKPTVGIAMPTKSSARWIADGDNIVKVLKERGYNTDLQYAEDEIPNQLSQIENMVTKGAKVLVIAAIDGTTLSDILQQAAAAGTKVIAYDRLIRNSPNVDYYATFDNFKVGVLQAQTLVKGLGLPEAKGPFNIELFGGSPDDNNAYFFYDGAMSVLKPFIDSKQLVVASGQMGMDKVSTLRWDGATAQARMDNLLSAFYNNKRIDAVLSPYDGISIGILSSLKGVGYGSASMKMPLVSGQDAEVPSVKSILAGEQYSTIFKDTRELAKVTADMVDAMLSGKEVPVNDTKTYTNGRKTVPSYLLTPVAVDKSNWEAILVASGYYKAGQIK